The following are encoded in a window of Ignicoccus islandicus DSM 13165 genomic DNA:
- a CDS encoding 7-carboxy-7-deazaguanine synthase QueE, which yields MIFIIEKFVSVQGEGLNVGTPALFIRLAQCNLRCPWCDTKYSWRKGTPISIEDLVNYVLDENLPLVVLTGGEPLIYSYEIAEFLRRLRERGYEGKVQIETNGTIEPRPLRGFDNYVLSISPKVTCVYKVYFVNLIKRIINNYNVLEIKIVVSNDDIKCLRQFIDELGDVEVPLIVQPLHRPNSNYAMDSKAIVEEILSDPSLRRKVRVIPQLHKLIGIK from the coding sequence ATGATTTTTATAATAGAGAAATTTGTCTCGGTTCAGGGGGAAGGCCTAAACGTAGGCACCCCAGCTCTCTTCATTAGATTAGCTCAATGTAATTTGCGTTGTCCTTGGTGCGATACAAAGTACAGCTGGAGGAAGGGTACTCCTATATCAATTGAGGACTTGGTAAACTACGTACTTGACGAGAACCTACCCCTTGTGGTATTGACCGGTGGAGAACCCTTAATTTATTCTTACGAAATCGCTGAATTTTTGAGGCGATTACGAGAAAGAGGTTATGAAGGTAAGGTTCAGATAGAAACGAATGGTACGATAGAACCTAGGCCCCTTAGGGGATTTGATAACTATGTTCTAAGCATAAGTCCGAAAGTCACTTGCGTTTACAAAGTATACTTTGTTAACCTAATAAAGAGAATTATTAATAATTATAACGTTTTGGAAATAAAAATAGTAGTATCCAATGATGATATCAAGTGCTTAAGGCAATTTATAGATGAATTAGGTGACGTCGAAGTTCCATTGATTGTTCAACCCTTGCATAGGCCTAATTCGAACTATGCAATGGATTCGAAAGCGATAGTAGAAGAGATTTTGTCGGATCCGTCTCTACGAAGAAAAGTTAGAGTAATACCTCAATTACATAAACTGATTGGAATTAAATAA
- the rpl7ae gene encoding 50S ribosomal protein L7Ae produces the protein MSKPMYVRFEVPPELAEKAYEALRKARETGGKIKKGTNETTKAVEKGQAKLVLIAEDVDPPEIVAHLPYLCDEKKIPYVYVPSKKKLGEAAGIEVQAASAAIIDPAGAKDLVEEIIKEVNEIRAKSGA, from the coding sequence ATGAGCAAGCCCATGTATGTTAGATTTGAAGTTCCACCGGAGTTAGCTGAAAAGGCTTACGAAGCCCTTAGAAAAGCCAGAGAGACCGGAGGAAAGATAAAGAAAGGTACTAACGAAACTACTAAAGCAGTTGAAAAGGGTCAAGCCAAGCTAGTACTAATTGCAGAAGACGTAGATCCACCAGAGATAGTAGCCCACCTACCGTACCTATGCGATGAGAAGAAGATACCCTATGTATATGTGCCAAGTAAGAAGAAGTTGGGTGAGGCGGCTGGTATAGAAGTTCAAGCTGCCAGTGCAGCCATTATCGATCCAGCCGGCGCTAAGGACTTGGTAGAAGAAATAATAAAGGAAGTAAATGAGATAAGGGCTAAGAGTGGAGCCTAA
- a CDS encoding Lrp/AsnC ligand binding domain-containing protein, translating into MARVYLLIKTKSGKENEVHSQLKNLEYVKMVDVVTGPVDVVAVFEADNLSKIENVILEKVRKIEGVDETTTLISLTD; encoded by the coding sequence ATGGCCCGCGTATATTTGCTTATTAAGACGAAGTCTGGCAAAGAAAATGAAGTTCATTCTCAGTTAAAGAATTTAGAATACGTAAAAATGGTAGACGTCGTAACTGGTCCAGTAGATGTAGTAGCAGTTTTCGAAGCAGATAACCTATCTAAAATTGAAAACGTCATACTCGAGAAGGTTCGAAAAATAGAAGGCGTTGACGAGACAACTACTCTAATATCGCTCACCGATTAG
- the pyrD gene encoding dihydroorotate dehydrogenase PyrD has translation MTSLEVEVGGLKLKLPFMQASGILGGNPEALEIVAKGDVGALVTKSITPRPRKGNDPPIIIETECGYVNAVGLSNPGKEAIPKLVDVGKKYGLPVIVSVAGTNEEEFAEVAWMAEDSGASAVELNLSCPHAKGMGLEIGMDLSLSSEIVRTVTTTTKIPVFVKLGYMDSLVNTASKLLELGVDALVLINTVRAMKVDIYALKPVLTNKVGGLSGRAIKPIAVRAIYEVYKELRAPIIGVGGISKWQDVVEFMLVGARAVQVGSALIEKGIEVFSELKAGLLHWMQEMEYKNIDEFVGIAVD, from the coding sequence TTGACCTCGTTGGAAGTGGAGGTTGGAGGCCTTAAGTTAAAGCTACCCTTCATGCAAGCTTCAGGTATACTAGGAGGAAATCCCGAAGCTTTGGAAATAGTGGCTAAGGGTGACGTAGGTGCATTGGTAACTAAATCGATTACACCTAGACCTAGGAAGGGAAACGATCCACCTATAATAATTGAGACTGAATGCGGCTACGTTAATGCGGTAGGACTTTCCAATCCAGGCAAGGAGGCAATTCCCAAACTCGTAGATGTTGGGAAGAAATACGGTCTGCCAGTTATAGTATCTGTCGCTGGAACCAATGAGGAAGAGTTCGCTGAAGTTGCATGGATGGCGGAGGACTCGGGAGCTTCGGCAGTCGAACTGAACCTATCTTGTCCCCATGCTAAAGGTATGGGACTGGAAATTGGTATGGATTTGAGTTTAAGTTCGGAGATAGTCAGAACGGTAACTACAACTACGAAGATACCAGTTTTCGTGAAATTGGGATACATGGATTCGCTCGTCAATACGGCATCCAAACTACTAGAATTGGGCGTTGACGCACTAGTTTTGATAAATACGGTACGAGCCATGAAAGTTGATATATATGCACTAAAGCCCGTACTTACAAACAAAGTTGGAGGTCTTTCTGGAAGGGCAATCAAACCGATAGCTGTGAGAGCTATTTACGAAGTCTACAAGGAACTAAGGGCACCAATAATAGGAGTCGGGGGCATTAGCAAATGGCAAGATGTTGTCGAGTTCATGCTAGTAGGTGCAAGAGCAGTGCAAGTAGGTTCAGCGTTAATAGAGAAAGGTATCGAGGTGTTTAGCGAATTAAAGGCGGGATTATTGCACTGGATGCAAGAAATGGAATATAAAAACATAGATGAGTTCGTAGGGATTGCTGTGGATTGA
- a CDS encoding argininosuccinate synthase — MVEDISKIVLAYSGGLDTSVAIAWLKEKFGAEVVTVTVDVGQKEDFKEIEKRAYKAGASKHYLIDAKREFANDFISKAILANALYEGKYPLGTALARPLIGEKVVEIARKEGADAVAHGSTSKGNDQIRFEAVFKALAPDIKIIAPIRIWGMNRKEEVEFAKRKGIPISESSSKYSIDENLWSRSIEGGELEDPWNEPPPEAFEWVTPPEMAPSEPLELVIEFDKGLPVAVNGERMELLDLIGFLNSLVGKYGYGIIDHMENRVVGLKSREVYEAPAALSIINAKKDLEKLVLSKREYRMKKQLEDLWAEMVYEGLWYDPLRIELDEIFRKMNENVSGEVKAKIVKGSFRVVGRRSPYAIYDRALSSYESEWFPSDEMARGFIDVWLMDSIVSFQRKFGVKK, encoded by the coding sequence ATGGTTGAAGATATTTCGAAGATCGTATTAGCTTATTCTGGAGGTCTCGATACGTCGGTTGCAATTGCATGGCTTAAGGAGAAATTCGGAGCTGAAGTAGTAACAGTTACCGTAGACGTTGGTCAAAAGGAAGATTTCAAAGAAATAGAGAAAAGAGCTTATAAGGCGGGTGCTAGTAAGCACTATCTAATAGATGCTAAGAGAGAGTTCGCGAATGACTTCATAAGTAAAGCTATACTAGCAAACGCCCTATACGAAGGGAAGTATCCACTAGGCACCGCATTGGCGAGACCGTTAATTGGTGAAAAAGTGGTCGAAATAGCAAGGAAAGAAGGAGCCGATGCCGTAGCTCACGGTTCCACCAGTAAGGGAAACGATCAAATAAGGTTCGAAGCCGTCTTTAAAGCGCTTGCACCGGACATCAAGATAATAGCTCCAATAAGAATATGGGGAATGAATAGAAAGGAGGAAGTGGAGTTCGCTAAGAGGAAAGGCATTCCTATATCTGAGTCGTCCTCTAAGTACAGCATAGATGAAAATCTATGGTCAAGGAGCATAGAAGGAGGCGAGCTAGAAGACCCATGGAACGAGCCGCCGCCAGAGGCGTTCGAATGGGTAACACCTCCAGAGATGGCTCCCTCTGAACCACTAGAGCTAGTAATAGAATTCGATAAGGGACTTCCGGTTGCTGTAAATGGTGAACGAATGGAACTTTTAGACCTAATAGGATTCTTAAATTCCCTTGTAGGGAAGTATGGATACGGAATAATAGACCATATGGAAAACAGAGTAGTTGGATTAAAGAGTAGAGAGGTCTACGAGGCTCCAGCTGCTCTATCAATAATAAACGCAAAGAAAGACTTGGAGAAATTAGTGTTAAGTAAGAGAGAATATAGAATGAAGAAACAGTTGGAAGACCTTTGGGCCGAAATGGTCTACGAAGGTCTATGGTATGATCCACTAAGAATAGAATTAGATGAAATATTCAGAAAAATGAACGAAAACGTATCTGGCGAAGTAAAAGCGAAGATAGTCAAAGGTTCCTTCAGAGTTGTAGGTAGAAGGAGTCCCTACGCAATATACGATAGAGCATTAAGTAGTTACGAAAGCGAGTGGTTCCCTAGCGACGAGATGGCCAGAGGTTTCATTGACGTGTGGCTTATGGACAGCATTGTTAGCTTCCAAAGGAAGTTCGGTGTGAAGAAATAA